From Candidatus Dependentiae bacterium, the proteins below share one genomic window:
- a CDS encoding ribonucleotide-diphosphate reductase subunit beta — translation MTKQGIINNSTVDPNKILPMRYLWARQHYKNGVANNWTPEEVSMQKDIEQWKSNNVLSESERRMVLWNMGFFSTAESLTANNLVLAVYKHVTNPECRQYLLRQAYEEAVHTDTFIYCCDSFGLDPDEIYTMYETIPSIKEKDDFVVALTTSLFDPTFTTDTLDNIQKFVHDLIGYYVIMEGIFFYAGFAMMLALKRQNKLVGVGEQFEYIMRDESIHLAFGCDLINTIKAENPEIWTVDFQQEIVHLIKKSVILEKQYAFDACPKGVLGINAQQFANYVEYIADRRLERIDLPKVYGKENPLPWMSQATDLNKEKNFFETRVTEYQSASSLEWE, via the coding sequence ATGACAAAACAAGGAATTATTAATAATTCAACTGTAGATCCAAATAAAATTTTACCAATGCGCTATTTGTGGGCGCGTCAACATTATAAAAATGGTGTGGCAAATAACTGGACACCAGAAGAAGTTTCTATGCAAAAAGATATTGAGCAATGGAAATCAAATAATGTGTTGAGTGAATCAGAACGTCGTATGGTATTATGGAACATGGGTTTTTTCTCAACAGCAGAATCGCTAACTGCAAATAATTTGGTACTTGCTGTATATAAGCATGTAACCAATCCGGAGTGTCGTCAGTATTTATTGCGTCAAGCATATGAAGAAGCGGTACATACCGACACATTTATTTATTGTTGCGATTCATTCGGGTTGGATCCAGATGAAATTTATACCATGTATGAAACAATACCATCGATTAAAGAAAAAGATGATTTTGTTGTTGCATTAACAACATCGTTGTTTGATCCAACATTCACTACAGACACACTAGATAACATACAAAAGTTTGTGCATGATTTAATTGGTTATTACGTCATCATGGAGGGTATTTTCTTTTATGCTGGCTTTGCTATGATGCTTGCATTAAAGCGTCAAAATAAATTGGTTGGTGTCGGAGAGCAATTTGAGTATATCATGCGAGATGAGAGTATTCACTTAGCATTTGGGTGTGATTTAATAAATACTATTAAAGCCGAAAATCCAGAAATTTGGACTGTTGATTTTCAACAAGAGATTGTACACTTGATTAAGAAATCTGTCATTTTGGAAAAGCAGTATGCATTTGATGCTTGTCCAAAAGGGGTGCTTGGTATCAATGCGCAACAATTTGCTAATTATGTAGAATATATTGCGGATCGTCGTTTGGAGCGTATTGATTTGCCAAAGGTATATGGCAAAGAAAATCCATTACCATGGATGTCTCAGGCAACTGATCTAAACAAAGAAAAGAACTTTTTTGAAACTCGAGTTACAGAGTATCAGTCGGCAAGTTCACTTGAATGGGAGTGA
- a CDS encoding ribonucleoside-diphosphate reductase subunit alpha produces the protein MDRTQQSKYGLTGQHPIFSTLTDALHVTLQDKTRVPFDPVRMRESVVWASRGYEDAVSINLIIKEMSRTIYDGITPTELNQALFLAATAFIERDPAYGYVATRCLRKKLFKEVTRFSITRCNYKQEYKKAFINAINKGLQYNLFDQRLKEFDIEILADNLCIERDELFEYMGLRTLYERYFVKYEDTYLELPQIFWMRVAMGLCLQEKNKIEKTIEFYNLMSTMRYVPSTPTLLHAALKRPQLSSCYLTTVEDDLKHIFKCIGDNAQLSKWSGGLSNDWTNIRAVGANIESIKVESQGVIPFLRIANDTTAAINRSGKRRSAAVVYLETWHLEVEDFLDLRRNTGDERRRTHDINTANWIPDLFIRRVIEGGTWTLFSPHDVPDLHHIYGKAFEKRYTEYEQKTQNGEIELFKVIDAKKLWRKMLSRLFETGHPWLTFKDPCNVRSPQDHVGVVHSSNLCTEITLNTSADETAVCNLGSVNLGLHIIDGKLDDIMLAKTVTTAMRMLDNVIDINFYPTKEAENANFKHRPVGLGQMGLQDALYKLDITFDSLQALQFADEVSEKISYYAILASSQLARERGSYQSYKGSKWDRGILPNDTIALLEQERGTYIDVPRDERLDWDVVRDHIKQYGMRNANCMAIAPTATIANISGCFPCIEPIYKNLYVKANMSGEFTVVNKYLIEDLKNLNLWNRDMLDQLKYYDGSVQMIESIPDHIKHKYKESFELDPEWMIDISAARGRWLDQSQSHNVFMRGVSGKKLHDIYIRAWKKGLKTTYYLRTLGASQIEKSTLDAKKFGFTQKREYTTTTTTLDASVKKMQRTHITTVENDGTRNSFSSVVGEAVDVRVSQNGMTVDIERAAASVTMVTGNASVLSDSVGGELDSDDDITEGVQACSIENQECDVCQ, from the coding sequence ATGGACAGAACGCAGCAAAGCAAGTATGGATTAACAGGGCAGCATCCTATTTTTAGTACATTAACCGATGCATTGCATGTTACCCTTCAGGATAAAACTCGTGTGCCATTTGATCCGGTACGTATGCGGGAATCGGTTGTGTGGGCATCACGTGGCTATGAGGATGCAGTTTCTATTAATTTAATTATAAAAGAGATGTCTCGCACTATTTACGATGGCATTACGCCTACAGAATTAAATCAAGCCCTTTTTCTTGCTGCTACTGCATTTATTGAACGGGATCCAGCATATGGTTATGTAGCAACACGTTGCTTGCGCAAAAAACTTTTCAAGGAAGTTACTCGTTTTTCTATTACACGTTGTAACTATAAGCAAGAGTATAAGAAAGCATTTATTAATGCGATTAACAAAGGGTTACAGTATAATTTGTTTGATCAACGTTTGAAAGAGTTTGATATAGAAATATTGGCAGACAATCTGTGTATTGAGCGCGATGAACTTTTTGAATATATGGGCTTGCGAACGCTATATGAGCGCTATTTTGTAAAATATGAGGACACGTATCTTGAATTGCCGCAAATTTTTTGGATGCGTGTTGCCATGGGGCTTTGTTTACAAGAGAAAAACAAAATAGAAAAAACTATCGAATTTTATAATTTGATGTCTACTATGCGTTATGTACCAAGTACGCCAACCTTGTTACATGCAGCACTTAAGCGGCCACAACTCAGCTCATGCTATTTAACAACAGTAGAAGATGATTTAAAGCATATTTTTAAATGTATTGGTGATAATGCACAGCTTTCAAAGTGGTCTGGTGGGTTATCAAATGATTGGACAAATATTCGTGCTGTTGGTGCAAATATAGAAAGTATCAAGGTGGAAAGCCAAGGAGTAATTCCTTTTTTGCGTATTGCTAATGATACAACAGCAGCAATTAATAGAAGTGGTAAGCGGCGTTCTGCAGCTGTAGTATATTTGGAGACGTGGCATTTAGAAGTTGAAGATTTTCTTGATTTACGACGAAATACTGGTGACGAACGACGCCGTACACATGATATTAACACCGCAAACTGGATTCCTGATTTATTTATCAGGCGGGTTATTGAAGGTGGTACATGGACACTCTTTTCACCGCACGATGTACCAGATTTGCATCATATTTATGGTAAAGCATTTGAAAAAAGATATACAGAGTATGAACAAAAAACACAAAATGGTGAGATTGAACTTTTTAAAGTGATTGATGCAAAAAAATTGTGGCGAAAAATGCTCAGTAGATTATTTGAAACAGGGCATCCGTGGCTTACGTTTAAAGATCCATGTAATGTTCGTTCACCACAAGACCATGTTGGGGTAGTGCATAGTTCTAATTTATGTACAGAAATTACGCTTAATACATCAGCAGATGAAACTGCCGTATGTAACTTAGGATCAGTAAACTTAGGCTTACACATTATCGATGGCAAATTAGATGATATAATGCTTGCAAAAACAGTAACAACAGCAATGCGTATGCTTGATAATGTAATTGATATTAATTTTTATCCAACTAAAGAAGCAGAAAATGCAAACTTTAAACATCGTCCTGTTGGATTGGGGCAAATGGGTTTGCAAGATGCATTATATAAACTTGATATTACGTTTGATTCGCTACAAGCATTACAGTTTGCTGATGAAGTTTCAGAGAAAATATCGTACTATGCAATTTTAGCCTCATCTCAATTGGCAAGAGAGCGTGGCTCATATCAATCATATAAAGGTTCCAAATGGGATCGTGGTATTTTACCTAATGATACTATTGCATTACTTGAGCAAGAGCGTGGTACGTATATAGATGTGCCACGAGACGAGCGTTTGGATTGGGATGTTGTCCGTGATCATATCAAACAGTATGGCATGCGCAACGCTAACTGTATGGCTATTGCACCAACAGCGACTATTGCCAATATTTCTGGTTGTTTTCCATGTATAGAGCCAATTTACAAAAATCTGTATGTTAAGGCGAATATGAGTGGTGAGTTTACTGTTGTTAATAAATATTTAATAGAAGATCTTAAAAATCTTAATTTGTGGAATCGAGATATGCTTGATCAACTCAAATATTATGATGGTAGTGTGCAGATGATTGAGAGTATTCCTGATCATATTAAACATAAATATAAAGAATCATTTGAGCTTGATCCAGAGTGGATGATTGATATTTCTGCAGCACGTGGCCGTTGGTTAGACCAAAGCCAATCGCACAATGTATTCATGAGAGGTGTATCGGGTAAAAAATTACATGATATCTACATTCGTGCGTGGAAAAAAGGTCTTAAAACTACCTATTATTTACGTACACTTGGTGCAAGTCAGATTGAAAAATCGACACTTGATGCTAAAAAATTTGGCTTTACGCAAAAACGGGAGTATACAACTACTACCACCACTTTAGATGCAAGTGTAAAAAAGATGCAAAGAACTCATATAACTACAGTGGAAAATGATGGTACTAGAAATAGTTTTAGTAGTGTCGTTGGCGAAGCGGTTGACGTGCGCGTGAGTCAGAATGGTATGACTGTTGATATCGAACGAGCGGCTGCTTCGGTAACGATGGTCACCGGTAATGCATCAGTATTGAGTGATTCTGTCGGAGGTGAACTTGATAGTGATGATGATATTACTGAAGGTGTTCAGGCGTGCAGTATTGAAAATCAAGAATGTGATGTCTGTCAATAA
- a CDS encoding thioredoxin fold domain-containing protein, with amino-acid sequence MSKFLKPKSTILFILPPLFFLFQTKARFIEIQNEKQFNKDVMENKQPTLVQFSADWCGVCQTVKKPFESVAKDPDFKNVTFARVNIDKNMSLSKKHEITGVPTFLYINKGKKIKNEIGVKNIDQFQDSLRSTVRTTFNLTQVDVAQSMDDMMQSEEMPQAENMMQESQEQMPQEMDDDMYEMADETMSEPKEEQEEVGIIEQMQDTVKDVQETTEEANGFVNSIKNIIMGIINAITGSIKAIIEIIKGLFGR; translated from the coding sequence ATGAGTAAATTCTTGAAACCAAAATCAACCATCTTATTTATACTTCCCCCTCTTTTTTTTCTGTTTCAGACCAAAGCTCGTTTTATTGAAATACAGAATGAGAAACAATTTAATAAAGACGTAATGGAAAACAAACAGCCAACACTTGTTCAGTTTTCTGCCGATTGGTGCGGTGTATGCCAAACGGTGAAAAAACCTTTCGAAAGTGTAGCTAAAGATCCCGATTTCAAGAATGTTACCTTTGCGCGAGTAAATATAGACAAAAACATGAGCTTAAGTAAAAAACACGAAATTACGGGCGTACCAACTTTTTTATATATCAATAAAGGCAAAAAAATTAAAAATGAAATTGGGGTAAAAAATATTGATCAATTTCAAGATTCATTACGCTCAACAGTACGTACTACATTCAACCTTACACAAGTTGATGTTGCACAGAGCATGGATGATATGATGCAAAGTGAAGAAATGCCTCAAGCAGAAAACATGATGCAAGAATCTCAAGAACAAATGCCTCAAGAAATGGATGATGATATGTATGAGATGGCCGATGAAACAATGAGTGAGCCAAAAGAAGAACAAGAAGAAGTTGGTATTATAGAACAAATGCAAGATACCGTGAAAGATGTGCAAGAAACAACAGAAGAAGCAAATGGCTTTGTTAACTCGATTAAAAATATAATCATGGGTATTATTAATGCTATTACGGGATCAATAAAAGCAATAATTGAGATTATAAAGGGACTATTTGGTCGCTAA